ACCTCCGGCTGGGGAGATCCATTCAACGTCGCTTCTCTCTCGTATCCATTTGTCCATAATTTTGTAATTCGTATAGACCGTCTTTCTTGCTTTCTCCAAGAAAGACTGCTTTCGCTCTCGCAGGCCAGAAGACGTGATCTATGAGGTAGAGCACCTCGTCAAAAGCGGCGTATTGGAGGTCACGCTTGTGGGGCAGAACGTGAACAGCTACGGTGTTTACACGAATAAGCCCTTCGGAGGCGCCTATAGGGGCTTCGGCCTGCCGGAGCTTATGGGAGGCCTTGAAGCGGTAGTAGATGCCATAGCATACAGGATCGGTAT
The nucleotide sequence above comes from Acetomicrobium sp. S15 = DSM 107314. Encoded proteins:
- a CDS encoding molybdopterin cofactor-binding domain-containing protein — its product is MIYEVEHLVKSGVLEVTLVGQNVNSYGVYTNKPFGGAYRGFGLPELMGGLEAVVDAIAYRIG